One genomic region from Campylobacter sp. RM5004 encodes:
- a CDS encoding bifunctional diguanylate cyclase/phosphodiesterase: MKERKSILEESIKSLTLYSIVFFVLIFIIGIFVIKANYNEEISNLEKDYNEQINLSSNKYIKEEIKNIKKYLDAEYNYIFDSTKEIIDSTYNFINEYITTHENKQEALKFVQANTKYPIRIDVSNGIDPNYIYYARYMEIADNQIVKFSIDEKKYQESQTIVALNNIKNLHNAQISNFKVRKLDDSFNFLGNEKWYCVYESKAFTCYDKNWWLALEFTIKEDVLKANLEEAKNKRFKSFLMQGMFLCFSICIGFVALWIFLVRKRREVKSQIELAAKHFDVALNKQISNFNKDKKLNNDFAFKEFRTLSYALLRFIRQIQTKDTNIKKQAYVDGVTGLMNMISVNESLKQYAKKDDKLLLFLFFNIDKFRVYNSMYGRHFGDEILKIVAYRLYANLKGLAIGDNEHLECLDYIKYDKYKFTQNKNKFECLARISADEFLLIVEVNKDEDYYAIAKNYHQKLTARSIKITSNDDLIEYEPFRINARIGCSLYPKDSEDLHECIGNADLAIENDKASGDTCVFVYTKEIGKQNEENLTLQRDIRNGIINKEFLLHYQPKVDCKTGKIIGAEALVRWQKGDTLVYPDQFINICEKSNLIITLGNEIIKMACDAQRRWLAKGLELKLSINLSTKQLLSEGIVHTIEKNIQGIPPRLIEFEITESFSIENATSKAIIDKIKKLNVGLSMDDFGKGYSSLSYLNDQDLDFDVVKIDKCFIQNIDTNERNRKLVEFIVNIIKYLNKRSVAEGVENIEILNFLKHLGCDEYQGYYFSRPVPENILLEKVYENGKN, from the coding sequence ATGAAAGAAAGAAAGTCAATTTTAGAAGAGTCAATTAAGAGCTTAACTCTTTATTCTATAGTATTTTTTGTACTTATTTTTATAATAGGAATCTTCGTAATTAAAGCAAATTATAACGAAGAAATCAGCAATTTAGAAAAAGATTATAACGAACAAATCAATCTATCATCTAATAAATACATAAAAGAAGAAATAAAAAATATTAAAAAATATTTAGATGCTGAATATAACTATATTTTCGATAGCACAAAAGAGATTATTGATAGCACTTATAATTTTATTAACGAATATATTACAACCCATGAAAACAAACAAGAAGCTTTAAAATTCGTTCAAGCTAACACGAAATATCCTATCAGAATAGATGTATCAAATGGAATTGATCCAAACTACATTTATTATGCAAGATATATGGAAATTGCTGATAATCAGATTGTAAAATTTAGTATAGATGAAAAAAAATATCAAGAAAGCCAAACAATAGTTGCTTTGAATAATATAAAAAATCTTCATAATGCTCAAATTTCAAACTTTAAAGTAAGAAAATTAGATGATAGTTTTAATTTCCTAGGTAATGAAAAATGGTATTGTGTATATGAAAGTAAGGCTTTTACTTGTTATGATAAAAACTGGTGGCTAGCTTTAGAATTTACAATTAAAGAAGATGTATTAAAAGCTAATTTAGAAGAAGCTAAAAATAAAAGATTTAAATCATTCTTGATGCAAGGAATGTTTTTATGCTTTTCTATTTGCATAGGCTTTGTTGCTTTATGGATTTTTTTGGTTAGAAAAAGAAGAGAAGTAAAATCACAAATAGAGCTCGCGGCTAAGCATTTTGACGTTGCGTTAAATAAACAAATTTCTAATTTTAATAAAGATAAAAAACTTAATAATGATTTTGCATTTAAAGAGTTTAGAACCTTAAGCTACGCATTGCTTAGATTTATTAGACAAATCCAAACAAAAGATACAAATATTAAAAAACAAGCTTATGTAGATGGTGTAACAGGACTTATGAATATGATAAGCGTTAATGAAAGCCTTAAACAATACGCTAAAAAAGATGATAAATTACTATTATTTTTATTTTTTAATATTGATAAATTTAGAGTTTATAACTCTATGTATGGCAGACATTTTGGAGATGAAATACTTAAAATAGTTGCTTACAGACTTTATGCTAATTTAAAAGGCTTGGCAATAGGTGATAATGAACATTTAGAATGCCTAGATTATATAAAATATGATAAATACAAATTCACACAAAATAAAAATAAATTTGAATGCTTAGCAAGAATTTCAGCTGATGAATTTTTATTAATAGTAGAAGTTAATAAAGATGAAGATTATTACGCAATAGCTAAAAATTATCATCAAAAACTAACTGCAAGAAGTATTAAAATCACATCAAACGATGATTTGATAGAATATGAACCATTTAGAATAAATGCAAGAATAGGTTGTAGCTTGTATCCAAAAGATAGCGAAGACTTACATGAATGTATAGGAAATGCAGATTTAGCAATAGAAAACGATAAAGCTAGTGGTGATACTTGTGTTTTCGTATATACTAAAGAAATAGGCAAACAAAATGAAGAGAATCTAACTCTTCAAAGAGATATAAGAAACGGCATAATTAATAAAGAATTTTTATTACATTATCAACCAAAAGTTGATTGTAAAACTGGCAAAATAATAGGAGCAGAAGCTCTTGTTAGATGGCAAAAAGGCGATACTTTAGTATATCCGGATCAATTTATTAATATTTGTGAAAAAAGCAACCTAATCATAACATTAGGTAATGAAATTATAAAAATGGCTTGTGATGCTCAAAGAAGATGGCTAGCAAAAGGACTTGAATTAAAATTAAGTATAAACTTAAGCACAAAACAACTATTAAGCGAAGGTATAGTTCATACAATTGAAAAAAACATTCAAGGAATACCGCCTAGATTAATTGAGTTTGAAATCACAGAAAGCTTTTCAATAGAAAATGCAACAAGTAAAGCTATCATAGATAAAATTAAAAAGCTTAATGTAGGCTTATCTATGGATGATTTTGGTAAAGGATATAGCTCTTTATCTTATTTAAACGATCAAGATTTGGATTTTGATGTTGTAAAAATTGATAAATGTTTTATACAAAACATTGACACAAACGAAAGAAATAGAAAATTAGTTGAATTTATTGTAAATATCATCAAATACTTAAATAAGCGTTCAGTTGCTGAAGGCGTTGAAAATATTGAAATATTAAATTTCTTAAAGCATTTAGGTTGCGATGAGTATCAAGGTTATTATTTTAGCAGACCTGTTCCTGAAAATATTTTATTAGAAAAGGTGTATGAAAATGGTAAAAATTAA
- a CDS encoding MoaD/ThiS family protein has product MVKINFLGPINKDSLELDVKNIYELKEELLKHEDLKEWLEISAIAVNDGFIDSLEYELKNGDIISILPPVCGG; this is encoded by the coding sequence ATGGTAAAAATTAATTTTTTAGGACCTATCAATAAAGATAGTTTGGAATTAGATGTAAAAAATATTTACGAACTAAAAGAAGAATTATTAAAACACGAAGATTTAAAAGAATGGTTAGAAATTAGCGCAATAGCTGTTAATGATGGTTTCATTGATAGTTTAGAATATGAATTAAAAAATGGAGATATCATAAGCATACTACCACCTGTATGCGGGGGTTAA
- a CDS encoding formate dehydrogenase subunit gamma encodes MRKFFLPAFLFACLSASDLTTIGRVENITSYKLGHLWTLLASTYIAPLALIVLIAVLSAFALHYMVIGPKTFSHEGKKIYAFSLFERGFHFIAALAWIILIPTGLIIMNGHFFGGGVFVRLCKNLHGIATILFFISIIPMFFCWIKRMLPASYDIRWLMIVGGYLSKVKRPVPAGKFNFGQKMWYYIAVFGGAIMIITGAFMFFLDFQSEFLQSTFGLSHINILRLSAIVHNILGIVCAAMFFVHLYMAVFAIKGSIHAMITGYKEEEEVYILHSYWYKELTKKGEISPSYSYEK; translated from the coding sequence ATGAGAAAGTTTTTTTTACCAGCATTTTTATTTGCCTGTCTTAGTGCTAGTGATTTAACTACAATAGGAAGAGTTGAAAATATCACTAGCTACAAATTAGGGCATTTATGGACGCTTTTAGCTTCAACTTATATTGCACCTTTAGCGCTTATTGTATTAATTGCAGTTTTAAGTGCTTTTGCTCTTCATTATATGGTAATAGGACCAAAGACATTTAGTCATGAAGGCAAGAAAATTTATGCCTTTTCATTGTTTGAGCGTGGTTTTCACTTCATTGCTGCACTTGCTTGGATAATTCTAATTCCAACGGGTTTAATTATAATGAATGGTCATTTTTTTGGTGGCGGTGTATTCGTTAGGCTTTGCAAAAATCTTCATGGAATTGCTACGATTTTATTTTTTATTTCAATTATTCCTATGTTTTTTTGCTGGATAAAAAGAATGCTACCTGCAAGCTATGATATAAGATGGCTTATGATAGTTGGTGGATATTTAAGCAAGGTTAAAAGACCTGTTCCAGCTGGTAAATTTAACTTCGGTCAAAAAATGTGGTACTACATTGCAGTATTTGGTGGTGCTATTATGATAATTACCGGTGCTTTTATGTTCTTTTTGGATTTTCAAAGTGAATTTTTACAAAGCACGTTTGGCTTAAGTCATATTAATATTTTAAGACTTAGTGCAATAGTTCATAATATTTTAGGAATTGTTTGTGCTGCTATGTTTTTTGTTCATTTATACATGGCTGTTTTTGCTATCAAAGGCTCAATTCATGCAATGATTACAGGCTATAAGGAAGAAGAAGAAGTTTATATCCTGCACTCATATTGGTATAAAGAGCTTACTAAAAAAGGCGAAATAAGCCCAAGTTATAGCTATGAAAAATAA
- a CDS encoding HAMP domain-containing sensor histidine kinase: MYRLNEYKNAIENTNIVSKTDINGIITFVNEEFCNLCGFSKEELIGQNHNIIRHPDTPKSAFEKLWNTILQGKVHKGIVKNKKKNGEAFYAQTTIIPIFDEDGSIFEFIAIRSDVTKLFTLNEELTKTKQELMRLNENLEQVVAQKTNSLRILNENLEKKIEDAISQNNAQQKIIFQQNRQVILGQMLENIAHQWRQPLNELSLAIYLLHNEKKDKHYKLCQKLIQNMSQTINDFRNFINPNTPLQSCNLPKIIKQSLYISNQALKKANIKLFFNIDKNAYKTPIQCNFNELVQVLVNIINNAKDALLETNINKELRFEVLVKDKEQILRIIDNAGGIKSNIIEHIFDPYFTTKHKKQGVGLGLYICKQILNKINAEIFCSSENGRTCFEIIFKGD; this comes from the coding sequence ATGTATAGATTAAATGAGTATAAAAACGCCATAGAAAATACAAATATAGTTTCAAAGACAGATATAAATGGCATTATCACTTTTGTAAATGAAGAATTTTGCAATCTATGCGGCTTTAGTAAAGAAGAATTAATAGGGCAAAATCATAATATAATTCGTCATCCAGATACGCCAAAAAGTGCTTTTGAGAAATTATGGAATACTATTTTGCAAGGCAAGGTTCATAAAGGCATTGTAAAAAATAAGAAAAAAAACGGAGAAGCATTTTACGCTCAAACTACTATTATTCCGATTTTTGATGAAGATGGAAGTATTTTTGAATTTATCGCAATTAGAAGCGATGTAACAAAGCTTTTTACATTAAACGAAGAGCTTACAAAGACCAAGCAAGAGCTTATGAGATTAAATGAGAATTTAGAACAAGTTGTAGCCCAAAAGACTAATTCGCTAAGGATTTTAAATGAAAATTTAGAGAAAAAAATAGAAGATGCTATAAGTCAAAATAACGCTCAGCAAAAAATCATTTTTCAACAAAATCGCCAAGTAATTTTAGGTCAAATGCTAGAAAATATAGCTCATCAATGGAGACAACCTTTAAATGAATTATCTTTAGCGATTTATTTATTACATAATGAGAAAAAAGATAAACATTATAAATTGTGTCAAAAATTAATTCAAAATATGAGCCAAACCATTAATGATTTTAGAAATTTTATCAACCCAAATACACCATTACAAAGCTGTAATCTTCCTAAAATTATTAAGCAAAGTTTATATATAAGCAATCAAGCACTTAAAAAAGCTAATATAAAATTATTTTTTAATATTGATAAAAATGCTTACAAAACTCCTATTCAATGCAATTTTAATGAATTAGTGCAGGTCTTAGTAAATATTATTAATAATGCAAAAGATGCCTTGCTTGAAACTAATATTAATAAAGAACTTAGATTTGAAGTGCTTGTAAAAGACAAGGAACAAATTTTAAGGATAATTGATAATGCAGGTGGAATAAAAAGTAATATAATTGAGCATATATTTGACCCATATTTTACAACAAAGCATAAAAAACAAGGAGTTGGCTTGGGTCTATATATTTGTAAGCAAATTTTAAATAAAATTAATGCTGAAATTTTTTGCTCTAGTGAAAATGGGCGAACTTGTTTTGAGATAATTTTTAAAGGAGATTAA
- the nspC gene encoding carboxynorspermidine decarboxylase: MIYNENTINTPVYVCYENKLKNNLEIFKRIQEETGVKVLLALKGFAFSAAMPLVKEYLQGCTCSGLWESMFAKEYVGKEVHTYAPAFNEEDLKEIIKISNHLVVNSLNEYKKVKKLQNEIPVSNSLGIRCNLEFSLAPREIYNPCGKYSRLGIKAKDLLESDIVVDGLHFHALCEESFESLESVFAVFEEKFLKPYLAKHPLKWINFGGGHHITKEGYKIDELIKFLKEIKSKYKLEIYLEPGEAVGWQTGELVASVLDIIENEKKIAILDICAEAHMPDTIIMPYTSEVKNAKILASRDELADVKSTTTSYVLTGNSCLAGDIMGEYEFNQELKIGDRVVFCDQIHYTIVKNTTFNGVKLPSLIYVDEKGNIKNQKDFNFNDYSRRN, encoded by the coding sequence ATGATTTATAATGAAAATACAATAAATACTCCAGTTTATGTTTGCTATGAAAACAAGCTTAAAAATAATCTTGAGATTTTCAAAAGAATTCAAGAAGAAACCGGTGTAAAAGTATTATTAGCTTTAAAAGGCTTTGCATTTAGTGCTGCTATGCCTTTAGTTAAAGAATACCTTCAAGGTTGCACTTGCAGTGGATTGTGGGAGAGTATGTTTGCTAAAGAATATGTTGGCAAAGAAGTACATACTTATGCTCCTGCATTTAATGAAGAAGATTTAAAAGAAATTATAAAAATAAGCAATCATTTAGTTGTTAATTCATTAAATGAATACAAAAAGGTTAAAAAATTGCAAAACGAAATTCCTGTTTCAAATTCTTTAGGAATTCGTTGTAATTTAGAGTTTTCTCTAGCTCCAAGAGAGATTTATAATCCTTGCGGAAAATATTCAAGATTAGGAATTAAAGCAAAAGATTTATTAGAAAGTGATATTGTGGTTGATGGCTTACATTTTCACGCACTTTGTGAAGAAAGTTTTGAGAGTTTAGAAAGTGTTTTTGCAGTATTTGAAGAAAAATTTTTAAAGCCATATCTAGCAAAACACCCTTTAAAATGGATTAACTTTGGAGGCGGTCATCATATTACTAAAGAAGGCTATAAGATTGATGAATTAATTAAGTTTTTAAAAGAAATTAAATCTAAATATAAGCTTGAAATATATCTTGAGCCAGGCGAAGCTGTTGGCTGGCAAACGGGCGAATTAGTAGCTAGTGTTTTAGATATTATTGAAAATGAGAAAAAAATCGCTATTTTAGATATTTGTGCAGAAGCTCATATGCCAGATACAATCATTATGCCTTATACAAGCGAAGTAAAGAATGCAAAAATCTTAGCAAGTCGTGATGAGCTAGCAGATGTTAAAAGCACTACAACTAGCTATGTTTTAACGGGAAATTCTTGTCTTGCAGGCGATATTATGGGAGAATATGAGTTTAATCAAGAATTAAAAATAGGAGATAGGGTAGTATTTTGCGATCAAATTCATTACACGATAGTAAAAAATACAACTTTTAATGGGGTAAAACTACCTAGTTTAATCTATGTTGATGAGAAAGGTAACATTAAAAATCAAAAAGATTTTAATTTTAATGATTATTCAAGGAGAAATTAA
- a CDS encoding response regulator transcription factor → MLSVLIVEDEKNIALLMKDILSSIFSEIYYANDGVSGLNKFKKLRPDMVICDVLMPLKDGLSLAKSIKDLSPNTPIIIISAHSDKEKLLKAIDINVNKYLIKPIIPEELIASVKSLIKNLNKTASLGEYTIDYVKSSFKTKDYEVELTRKELALLKALSEPIGKVVSLEEIKEICWGKSDVKDGSVRTFIKRFRDKLGVNIIKNITSTGYKIVL, encoded by the coding sequence ATGCTAAGTGTTTTAATAGTTGAAGATGAAAAAAATATAGCACTTTTAATGAAAGATATACTTTCTTCTATATTTTCAGAGATTTATTATGCAAATGATGGTGTAAGTGGTTTAAATAAATTTAAAAAATTAAGACCTGATATGGTAATTTGCGATGTTTTAATGCCTTTAAAAGATGGACTTAGTCTTGCAAAAAGTATTAAGGATTTAAGTCCGAATACTCCTATAATCATAATATCAGCACATAGTGATAAAGAAAAATTACTTAAAGCAATTGATATTAATGTTAATAAATATTTGATTAAACCAATTATTCCTGAAGAATTAATCGCAAGTGTAAAAAGCCTAATAAAAAATCTAAACAAAACAGCTAGTCTAGGCGAATACACAATAGATTATGTAAAATCTAGCTTTAAAACAAAAGATTACGAAGTAGAGCTTACAAGAAAAGAATTAGCTTTATTAAAAGCACTTAGTGAGCCTATCGGCAAGGTTGTTAGTCTTGAAGAGATTAAAGAAATTTGCTGGGGTAAAAGCGATGTAAAAGATGGTTCGGTAAGAACTTTCATAAAGCGTTTTAGAGATAAATTAGGGGTAAATATAATAAAAAATATAACTTCAACAGGATATAAAATAGTTCTATAA
- the yedF gene encoding sulfurtransferase-like selenium metabolism protein YedF → MKLDFSGKACPIPVIETKKALLNLDLNETLEIIVDNEAAKENITRLLKNLNQEFENDGFTFKLQKSKINKTKSESKKQEGIFLKSQKVGDGELGAMLLVGFLTAVKERNIQKVVLINDAIFIACDENHPAFNALKTLADDGVEVLCCANCLNYFSQSPKIGRSSNAVEIIDTLFDTNMVTL, encoded by the coding sequence ATGAAATTAGATTTTAGCGGCAAGGCTTGTCCGATACCTGTAATTGAAACAAAAAAAGCTTTATTAAACCTAGATTTAAATGAAACACTAGAAATAATCGTAGATAACGAAGCGGCGAAAGAAAATATCACAAGATTATTAAAGAATTTAAATCAGGAATTTGAAAATGACGGCTTTACTTTTAAACTTCAAAAAAGCAAGATAAATAAAACAAAAAGCGAAAGCAAAAAGCAAGAAGGAATATTCTTAAAATCTCAAAAAGTAGGCGATGGAGAACTAGGTGCAATGCTATTAGTTGGTTTTTTAACTGCTGTTAAGGAAAGAAATATTCAAAAAGTAGTACTCATAAACGATGCGATTTTTATAGCTTGTGATGAAAACCATCCTGCTTTTAATGCTTTAAAAACTTTAGCAGATGATGGAGTAGAAGTTTTATGTTGTGCGAATTGCTTGAATTATTTCTCACAAAGTCCAAAAATCGGCAGAAGTTCAAATGCAGTTGAGATAATTGATACATTATTTGATACAAATATGGTAACTCTATGA
- a CDS encoding molybdenum cofactor biosynthesis protein MoaE: protein MNNFQIHTKALDERALYNEFCGICKELNYGAFLSFSGIIRAEGDINGLSFDIYEPLLKKWFNAWCEKTKDLNVKLFFAHTKGDVLVGECSYFAGIASSHRKNGLSIFAEFVEDFKQNAPIWKYDLINNERIYAKDRSFKLPNAGILGISNRNCK, encoded by the coding sequence ATGAATAATTTTCAAATACATACAAAAGCACTTGATGAAAGAGCTTTATATAATGAATTTTGTGGGATATGTAAAGAATTAAATTACGGAGCTTTCTTAAGCTTTAGTGGGATAATTAGAGCTGAAGGTGATATTAATGGTCTTAGTTTTGATATATACGAACCTCTACTTAAAAAATGGTTTAATGCTTGGTGTGAAAAAACAAAAGATTTAAATGTAAAATTATTTTTTGCTCACACTAAAGGTGATGTTTTAGTAGGCGAATGCTCTTATTTTGCAGGAATTGCAAGTTCTCATAGAAAAAATGGCTTAAGTATTTTTGCTGAATTTGTTGAAGACTTTAAACAAAATGCACCTATTTGGAAATATGATTTAATTAATAATGAAAGAATTTATGCTAAAGATAGAAGCTTTAAACTACCAAACGCCGGAATTTTAGGAATTTCAAATAGGAATTGCAAGTGA